The genomic DNA TCAAGCGGTTCTATTACTTTATGATATTCAAATAAGCAATAGTATTGAAAACGGTGCGAGCGATCGCAACTGCAAATTAAACAATAATCCTAAACTTTAATTTATTAGCAATCCAAGCTTCTTCAATTCAAGATAATCTAGATGGGGAAGTTTTAGTAATTTTAATAAACCTATATTTTATAATGACAGCTTTAAATACCGACTCGAAAGATACCGCTAAACCTTCAACGCCGCCTGATGACTCTCAAAAAAGAGTTAGTCAGTTCATGCAACAGCTACAGGATGAAATTTGTACTGCACTAGAAGAAGCAGACGGCAAAGGAAAGTTTAAAGAAGATAGCTGGGAAAGAGAAGAAGGTGGCGGCGGGCGATCGCGAGTATTACAAGGGGGTAATATATTAGAACAGGGAGGCGTTAATTTTTCCGAAGTATGGGGCAGTAAATTACCACCTTCGATTTTAAAGCAGCGTCCCGAAGCTGAAGGGCATGGTTTCTACGCTACGGGTACATCAATGGTACTCCATCCCCATAGTCCCTATATTCCTACCGTACACCTCAACTATCGTTATTTTGAAGCTGGTCCTGTCTGGTGGTTTGGTGGTGGTGCCGATTTAACTCCTTACTATCCCTTTGCTGAAGATGCGGCACACTTTCACCGCACTTTTAAAGCTGCTTGCGACCAACATCATCTAGAATACTATCCCGTCTTCAAACGCTGGTGCGATGAATATTTTTATCTCAAACATCGTCAAGAAACTAGAGGTGTAGGCGGACTGTTTTTTGACTATCAAGACGGTACGGGAGAATTATATCGCGGCTTCAATCCTAATGGTAAAGCAGCAGAATACAGCCACAAACTAGGTGAGGTTAAGCATCGCGATTGGTCGGATTTATTTAGTTTTATCCAAGATTGCGGGCGGGCTTTTTTACCCGCATACTTACCAATAATCGAAAAGCGGCACAATATAGAGTATGGCGAGAGAGAACGCAATTTTCAACTCTATCGTCGCGGACGCTATGTAGAATTCAACCTTGTCTACGATCGCGGTACTATTTTTGGTCTACAAACCAATGGACGCACCGAGTCAATTTTAATGTCTCTACCGCCGTTAGTTCGTTGGGAATACAGCTATCAGCCAGAACCTAACACTCCCGAAGCCGAACTGTACGACACCTTTCTCAAGCCTCAAGATTGGGCAAATTGGCAATCTGCTTGATACAGCTAATTATGATATTACATCGTAGGGGCAAAGCACTGCCTTGCCTCTACCACGATATCGTTATTAATTTTACAATTCAAAAAATGGTAAAAATCGTCAGTCGCAAATCTTTGGGCAAGCAACCAGTTTACGATCTTGGTGTAGCTAAAGATCATAACTTTTTACTGGCTAACGGTACGGTTGCCTCTAACTGCTTCAATAAATCTCACTCTACAGCTTATGCTTACGTTACCTATCAAACGGCATATTTAAAAGCTAACTATCCCGTAGAATACATGGCGGCATTACTGACTGCTAGTAGTGGTATTCAGGATAAAGTAGACAAATATCGGGAAAACTGCCAAAAAATGGGTATTGTGGTCGAACCACCCGATATCAATCGTTCTGAAGCAGATTTTTTACCTTTGAGTGATAAAAGCTTGTTGTTTGGTCTATCTGCTGTCAAAAATTTAGGTCAGGGAGCGATCGAAAATATACTGAAATCTAGAGAAGAAGGAGAATTTAAATCTCTCGCTAATTTTTGCGATCGCGTCGAGTTAAATAAAGTCAATCGCCGCGCTTTGGAAACTCTAATCTACTGTGGTGCGTTTGACAGGATCGACTCTAACCGCCGTCAGTTAATTCAAGATCTTGACGTAGTAATAGCCTGGGCGCAAAAACGTACTAAAGAAAGAGATAGCGGTCAGATGAATTTATTCGATATGCTAGGTGATAATCTTACAGGCGATCGCACCGATCGATCTTTCGAGCAAGCCCCCAGCACTCCAGCAGTAGAAGATTTCCCTCTGCAAGAAAAGCTACGGTTGGAAAAAGAACACATTGGTTTTTATCTTAGCGATCACCCCCTCAAATCAGCATATCAAGCCGCTCAGATTCTTTCACCCATTCAGCTAAACAATTTAACCGAACAAAATTCTCGACAAAAAGTCAGTGCGGTAGTAATGCTCAACGCTGTCAAAACCATTACTACTAAAAAAGGCGATCCGATGGCTTTTTTGCAAATGGAAGATATTACAGGCGAAGCAGAAGGAACCGTATTTCCCAGCACTTACGAAAAGTTGGCTCCCATTTTACAAGAAAATAACCGCCTGATTGTTTGGGGTAAAGTACAGAAACGTGAAGAACGCTATCAGATAATCATTGATGATGCCGAACCCATAGAAAAAGTCAAAATGATTCTGTTTGAAATTACCCCCGAACAAGCCTCGGACAAAAGCAAACAGGTTTATCTCAAGCAGATTTTACAAGAATCTCAAGATACAAGTAAATTAAAAATTCCTGTAGTTGCCGTTATTGGTAAAGGTAAAAATCGCCAATTCGTTCGTTTCGGACAAAAATTTTGGATACACGATGAAAGTCAAACAATTAATAATCTACAAAAATTAGGGTTTAGAGTTTATAGTCAACCATTGCTTTCTAGTTAAATCTAACTAAATAAAATTGCTTAAATAAACAAAAGATAAAAACTATTTTATCAATATATCCTTATTTTAACTGATACTATCAACGCTAATAATTCGTTTTACTTTTGTAAGTAAAATCAAATCATTACAAGTATTTTATTTTGAATTAGAATGTAGACGAATATTTATTATAAGGCGATTTTTAAGTCATGCTTTGTAAAAGACCCTACAAGTTATTAGCCAATTAAAATCTACTATTTGTTTTAGCCTGCACCTGGTACTTGAAACAATTTGGCTTTCTTTCATTTATCTAATGTAATATTTACTCTATATACACATGACCGATCCAAAATCCAAGCTAAATTTAGTAAAATTTAATCGAGACGATGCACTACAAGGAAGACACATTTTAATCGTTGAATCTTCAGAGTCAAAAAGAGCCGTTTCTCTAAACGTTAGTGTTTTTTCTATCGGTCGGCATCCTCAAAATAATTTACCAATTAACGATAAAATGGTGTCTCGCCATCATGCTACTATCGCTTGGATGAGATATATAGACGATCGCGAACGCAGTCATTATGCTTTTTGGATTATTGATGGTAAAGGTAAAAGAAAAAGAAGCAGTAATGGAATTTTTATCAACGGCAAAAGACAAACTTTACACAAACTGAATTCTGGTGATGTGATTAGTTTGGGAAACAATATTAAAATAACCTATCAGTATATTCCTCATAATCCCGAAAACGATAAAGTCTTGCAGTACTGGGATCGGGAAAAAACACACTATACTCCCGTACGAGATACCAATTATAAAGATACGATGGTGTTAGATAATTCAGAAATTGAAGAAACAGTGCTATCTGATAATTATTACGATTCTTAAATTGTAGTAAATTTATCATTTGTAGTAATAAAAAAGGGAATAACGCGCGAGGCACGCCAAGCTTTCCTCGGCAAGTGCAATCGCGTAAGAGAGAGAACAGAAAACAGGCAATAGATATTCTCTTGTTTCATTGAGGATTGCTATAGAGAATTAAAATAATTTTTGGTTGTTAAATTTAAATGCTAAATTTAATTAGTTCGCTCCTTGGAGCGAGCCTGTTTTTCGGTCGTTACAAACCCTTACAACCCATACCTTTAATAGAGTGGGAGCAAGCAGTTATCTTTGAGTTACCCCCCACCAGTCGCAGTAAGGCAATCGATCGCACTATCGAAACCTACCGCCAAACCCTGGCAGAGGGCGGTATTGACCTGCAACAGCAAGGCTTATGGATTCAGTCAGAATGGGAAACCATAGCCGACAGTAATGGAACTGTTCCCATAGCCGCAGCCTCTCTAACTAAAATTGCCACAACTCTTGCTTCGTTGAGTAAGTGGGGCGCAAATCATCAGTTTGAAACTAAAGTTTACGCTACTGGAACGATAAATAAC from Myxosarcina sp. GI1 includes the following:
- a CDS encoding FHA domain-containing protein, encoding MTDPKSKLNLVKFNRDDALQGRHILIVESSESKRAVSLNVSVFSIGRHPQNNLPINDKMVSRHHATIAWMRYIDDRERSHYAFWIIDGKGKRKRSSNGIFINGKRQTLHKLNSGDVISLGNNIKITYQYIPHNPENDKVLQYWDREKTHYTPVRDTNYKDTMVLDNSEIEETVLSDNYYDS
- a CDS encoding OB-fold nucleic acid binding domain-containing protein; the protein is MVKIVSRKSLGKQPVYDLGVAKDHNFLLANGTVASNCFNKSHSTAYAYVTYQTAYLKANYPVEYMAALLTASSGIQDKVDKYRENCQKMGIVVEPPDINRSEADFLPLSDKSLLFGLSAVKNLGQGAIENILKSREEGEFKSLANFCDRVELNKVNRRALETLIYCGAFDRIDSNRRQLIQDLDVVIAWAQKRTKERDSGQMNLFDMLGDNLTGDRTDRSFEQAPSTPAVEDFPLQEKLRLEKEHIGFYLSDHPLKSAYQAAQILSPIQLNNLTEQNSRQKVSAVVMLNAVKTITTKKGDPMAFLQMEDITGEAEGTVFPSTYEKLAPILQENNRLIVWGKVQKREERYQIIIDDAEPIEKVKMILFEITPEQASDKSKQVYLKQILQESQDTSKLKIPVVAVIGKGKNRQFVRFGQKFWIHDESQTINNLQKLGFRVYSQPLLSS
- the hemF gene encoding oxygen-dependent coproporphyrinogen oxidase, giving the protein MTALNTDSKDTAKPSTPPDDSQKRVSQFMQQLQDEICTALEEADGKGKFKEDSWEREEGGGGRSRVLQGGNILEQGGVNFSEVWGSKLPPSILKQRPEAEGHGFYATGTSMVLHPHSPYIPTVHLNYRYFEAGPVWWFGGGADLTPYYPFAEDAAHFHRTFKAACDQHHLEYYPVFKRWCDEYFYLKHRQETRGVGGLFFDYQDGTGELYRGFNPNGKAAEYSHKLGEVKHRDWSDLFSFIQDCGRAFLPAYLPIIEKRHNIEYGERERNFQLYRRGRYVEFNLVYDRGTIFGLQTNGRTESILMSLPPLVRWEYSYQPEPNTPEAELYDTFLKPQDWANWQSA